A portion of the Nitrospirota bacterium genome contains these proteins:
- a CDS encoding branched-chain amino acid ABC transporter permease, with protein MLLQQIINGLTVGGVYALIALGYTLVYGILELINFAHGEIYMIGAYLGIIFLGIFTAAGLTQYSLFLSLFLTFVMSVIVCSAYGFTVEKLAYKPLRNAPRLNPLISAIGVSIFLQNYVMLTQGATDKVFPHVIPVTTVEFLNVTMTSLQIFIIIASLLLMAGLHLFIMKTKTGKAMRAVAQDKTMASLLGINIDRIISVTFIIGSGLAAVAGLMVAMYYGLVNYSIGYIAGIKAFTAAVLGGIGSIPGAMVGGLVLGLIESLGASYLSSEYKDAYAFIVLILILLVKPTGLLGKSGENRP; from the coding sequence ATGCTTCTTCAGCAGATAATCAATGGCCTGACGGTCGGCGGTGTGTATGCCCTTATTGCGCTGGGGTATACGCTGGTCTATGGAATATTAGAGTTGATAAATTTCGCTCACGGCGAGATCTACATGATTGGCGCGTATCTTGGAATTATTTTTCTTGGGATATTCACGGCGGCAGGACTCACGCAGTACAGTTTGTTCTTATCACTGTTTTTAACATTTGTCATGTCAGTTATCGTTTGCTCCGCTTACGGATTCACCGTTGAGAAGCTCGCGTACAAGCCATTGAGGAACGCGCCGAGGCTGAATCCCCTGATAAGCGCGATCGGCGTTTCCATCTTTCTCCAGAATTACGTGATGCTCACACAGGGGGCAACTGACAAGGTATTCCCGCATGTCATCCCGGTAACAACGGTTGAGTTTCTGAACGTGACAATGACATCGCTGCAGATATTCATCATCATTGCCTCCCTGCTTCTCATGGCGGGATTGCACCTTTTCATAATGAAGACAAAAACAGGCAAGGCAATGAGGGCGGTGGCGCAGGACAAAACTATGGCGTCGCTCCTTGGGATAAATATCGACAGGATAATCTCCGTGACGTTTATAATCGGCTCAGGGCTTGCGGCTGTTGCGGGGCTGATGGTTGCCATGTATTACGGCCTTGTGAATTATTCAATTGGATACATAGCGGGCATCAAGGCGTTTACCGCGGCAGTGCTTGGTGGAATAGGAAGCATTCCCGGTGCAATGGTCGGGGGATTAGTGCTCGGTCTCATAGAGAGCCTCGGCGCAAGTTATTTATCGAGTGAGTACAAGGATGCGTACGCGTTTATTGTTTTGATCCTGATCCTCCTTGTGAAGCCGACAGGACTGCTTGGGAAATCCGGGGAGAACAGGCCGTGA
- the kdsB gene encoding 3-deoxy-manno-octulosonate cytidylyltransferase: MPKAVAIIPARFNSTRFPGKPLATLKGKIIIQHVFERVSEAKLVDAVLVATDDQRIFDAVASFGGRAVMTSGSHVSGTDRIAEASSELDCDFVINVQGDEPFIRPEMVDEVVEVLYNDDKVSISTLAKRTTDINEIFSPNIVKVVMNDSGFAMYFSRAPIPFYREEWMFESRGHRAEGKEHGDFYFSFNPQSPIPNPQFYKHIGIYGFHKNALLSFTSLKEGRLERIEKLEQLRALESGMRIKVRITEHDTFGIDTIEDLRKAEEWQNISL; the protein is encoded by the coding sequence ATGCCTAAAGCGGTAGCGATAATACCGGCAAGATTCAACTCAACCCGCTTCCCCGGGAAACCCCTTGCTACCCTTAAAGGCAAGATCATAATTCAGCATGTTTTTGAACGAGTATCAGAAGCAAAATTGGTCGATGCCGTCCTGGTTGCGACTGATGATCAGAGGATCTTTGATGCCGTGGCCTCATTCGGCGGCAGGGCGGTCATGACCTCAGGCAGCCATGTTAGCGGCACGGACAGGATCGCCGAGGCGTCAAGTGAACTGGATTGTGACTTCGTTATAAACGTCCAGGGTGATGAGCCGTTCATCAGGCCGGAAATGGTTGATGAGGTGGTTGAAGTGTTGTACAATGATGACAAGGTTTCGATCAGCACGCTTGCAAAAAGGACAACTGACATAAATGAGATATTTTCTCCCAATATTGTGAAAGTCGTGATGAACGATTCAGGGTTCGCAATGTATTTTTCAAGGGCGCCGATACCGTTTTACAGGGAGGAATGGATGTTTGAAAGCAGAGGGCATAGAGCAGAGGGCAAAGAGCACGGGGATTTTTATTTTTCTTTTAATCCCCAATCCCCAATCCCCAACCCCCAGTTTTACAAGCACATCGGAATATACGGTTTTCATAAGAACGCGCTATTGAGTTTTACTTCTTTGAAAGAAGGCAGGCTTGAACGGATAGAAAAGCTTGAACAGCTCAGGGCGCTTGAAAGCGGAATGAGGATAAAAGTGAGAATAACCGAACATGATACCTTCGGGATCGATACCATTGAAGACTTAAGAAAGGCTGAGGAATGGCAAAATATATCTTTGTAA
- a CDS encoding branched-chain amino acid ABC transporter permease, whose protein sequence is MKKVLFMFWCALLSIPFMGIKGGAYLFVGICVSYGVYVLLAHLLGKIKKPAKPVNTKLLSAAFIAFAFILPFLFKDYYTDVAILVCIYIILALGVNIVVGFSGLLHLGFAAFYGIGAYSNALLTTHFGLGFWSALPLTLLFTSMAGLLLAFPALRLRGDYLAIVTLGFGEIIRLVLNNWDSVTRGPNGISNIPSPFILGFEISNLVYYYYLVLGFVLIAAFIVKRVYHSRTGRAWLSIREDETAAEAMGINTRKYKFMALTFGAFWAGLAGALFASKMHFVSPESFSFMESVFVVCMIILGGLGSIPGVILGSLILVLLPEVLRDFQLYRMLALGVGLVLMMIFRPQGLIKKM, encoded by the coding sequence GTGAAGAAGGTCCTCTTCATGTTCTGGTGTGCTTTGCTTTCCATCCCTTTTATGGGGATCAAAGGCGGCGCGTATCTCTTCGTCGGCATCTGCGTTTCATACGGCGTTTATGTCCTTCTGGCACATTTGTTAGGCAAAATAAAAAAACCAGCCAAACCTGTAAATACAAAATTGCTTTCGGCGGCATTCATAGCATTCGCTTTCATCCTGCCGTTTCTCTTCAAAGATTATTACACGGATGTAGCGATCTTGGTCTGCATTTATATAATCCTCGCCCTCGGCGTAAATATTGTTGTAGGCTTCAGCGGGCTTTTGCATTTAGGCTTCGCGGCATTCTATGGCATCGGCGCGTATTCAAACGCCCTGCTGACCACACATTTCGGCCTCGGTTTCTGGAGCGCGCTTCCTCTGACTTTGCTTTTTACATCTATGGCAGGGCTGCTTCTCGCCTTCCCGGCATTGAGGCTCAGGGGAGATTATCTGGCAATTGTCACTTTGGGCTTTGGAGAGATAATCCGACTCGTGCTGAATAACTGGGACAGCGTGACGCGCGGGCCGAACGGCATATCGAATATTCCCTCTCCTTTCATACTCGGTTTCGAGATCAGCAATCTGGTGTATTACTACTATCTTGTTTTAGGGTTCGTGCTGATAGCGGCATTTATCGTGAAACGGGTTTACCATTCACGCACCGGAAGGGCGTGGCTTTCAATCCGTGAAGACGAAACAGCGGCAGAGGCGATGGGGATTAATACAAGAAAATACAAATTCATGGCGCTGACCTTCGGCGCCTTCTGGGCCGGACTTGCCGGCGCTTTGTTTGCGAGCAAGATGCACTTTGTGTCGCCTGAGAGTTTTTCATTCATGGAATCGGTTTTCGTTGTCTGCATGATAATCTTAGGCGGGCTCGGAAGCATTCCCGGAGTTATTTTAGGTTCACTGATACTCGTTCTTTTGCCGGAGGTGCTGAGGGATTTCCAGTTATACAGGATGCTGGCCCTCGGCGTAGGCCTCGTGTTGATGATGATCTTCAGGCCGCAAGGGCTGATTAAAAAAATGTAG
- a CDS encoding DUF2569 domain-containing protein: MRLLEKLFSKSRDKDKEANYSGIEGWLFLPAVSMVATPVLLASLILMNIKLMNNQLLKETFTQFPGLRAALISQTLIVAMHLVLVVYVSFLFFRKKQALPKMIIACLTVHMLIIVANVSWISLFFKELSMPENIGVISTIFITAVGIPYFVKSKRVKATFVNP, translated from the coding sequence ATGAGATTACTTGAAAAACTTTTCAGTAAAAGTAGGGACAAAGATAAAGAGGCGAATTACTCAGGCATTGAAGGCTGGCTTTTTTTGCCAGCGGTCAGTATGGTTGCTACGCCCGTGCTTCTGGCCAGTTTGATATTAATGAATATTAAGCTGATGAACAACCAGTTATTGAAAGAGACCTTTACACAGTTCCCCGGATTAAGGGCGGCGCTTATCTCTCAGACCCTGATAGTTGCAATGCACCTGGTCCTGGTTGTATATGTCTCTTTTTTGTTTTTCAGGAAAAAGCAGGCGCTGCCGAAAATGATAATCGCATGTCTTACTGTTCATATGCTGATAATAGTCGCGAATGTGTCATGGATCTCATTGTTCTTCAAAGAACTCTCCATGCCGGAAAACATCGGGGTTATCAGCACTATTTTCATAACGGCCGTGGGGATCCCTTATTTCGTAAAGTCCAAACGCGTCAAGGCGACGTTTGTTAATCCGTAG
- a CDS encoding CTP synthase yields MAKYIFVTGGVLSSLGKGIAASAVGALLEARGLRVTIQKLDPYINVDPGTLSPFQHGEVFVTDDGAETDLDLGHYERFTSTRMSQKNNFTTGKIYYNVILKERRGDYLGDTVQVVPHITDEIKNAIKAVSDNYDIVIVEIGGTIGDIESLPFLEAIRQFRYDVGRENVAYMHLTLVPYISTAGELKSKPTQHSVRELRAIGIQPDVLVCRTDRPLSQSVKKKIALHCNLDIEAVIAAIDVESLYEVPVVLHEEGIDRLIVNRLSLDTKEPDLTKWENVIRKVKNPVDTVTIGLVGKYVGLKDSYKSLVEALLHGGIANNVSVDIQWIDAQDIEKSGADRFLADVDGILIPGGFGERGIEGKIEAVKFARTKKIPFLGICLGMQCAVIEYSRNVCNMEGANSTEFDKAAPYPVIYLIEEWYDFRNQVIQRRDINSDKGGTMRLGEYPCVLEEDSLAFKAYGEKEIHERHRHRYEFNNKYKETLEQKGLKISGMSPDKQLVEIVEIKDHPWFFGCQFHPEFKSRPLKPHPVFKAFIGAAYREKKLLFQNSTIDKMEVVNE; encoded by the coding sequence ATGGCAAAATATATCTTTGTAACAGGCGGCGTTTTATCATCTCTTGGCAAGGGCATCGCGGCGTCCGCTGTAGGCGCGCTCCTTGAAGCCCGCGGGCTGAGAGTGACAATACAAAAGCTTGACCCTTATATCAACGTGGACCCCGGGACACTGAGCCCTTTTCAGCACGGTGAGGTCTTTGTCACCGATGACGGGGCTGAGACCGACCTGGACCTCGGGCATTATGAGAGATTCACCTCGACCCGCATGTCCCAGAAGAACAATTTCACCACGGGGAAGATCTACTACAACGTGATACTGAAAGAAAGAAGGGGGGATTATCTTGGAGATACCGTTCAGGTGGTCCCTCATATAACGGACGAGATAAAGAACGCCATCAAGGCCGTCTCCGACAATTATGATATCGTGATAGTAGAGATAGGCGGCACCATTGGCGACATTGAAAGCCTTCCGTTTCTTGAGGCGATCAGGCAGTTCAGGTACGACGTTGGACGTGAGAATGTGGCTTACATGCACCTCACACTGGTCCCTTACATAAGCACAGCGGGCGAGCTCAAATCAAAACCCACACAGCACAGTGTGAGGGAATTACGCGCGATCGGTATCCAGCCTGATGTTCTGGTCTGCCGTACTGACAGGCCGCTTTCACAATCAGTAAAAAAGAAGATAGCCCTGCACTGCAATCTCGATATTGAAGCGGTCATAGCAGCGATAGATGTTGAGTCCCTTTATGAAGTCCCGGTAGTTTTACATGAAGAAGGCATTGACAGATTGATAGTCAACAGGCTCTCATTAGACACAAAAGAGCCTGACCTTACAAAATGGGAAAACGTGATCAGGAAGGTAAAGAACCCGGTTGACACCGTTACCATCGGTCTTGTTGGAAAATATGTGGGGCTGAAGGATTCATACAAGAGCCTGGTGGAGGCGCTCCTGCACGGCGGTATAGCTAACAACGTGAGTGTAGATATCCAGTGGATCGATGCGCAGGACATAGAGAAATCGGGAGCGGACAGATTTCTTGCCGACGTTGACGGGATACTGATCCCCGGAGGGTTCGGCGAACGCGGCATCGAGGGGAAAATAGAGGCAGTGAAATTCGCGAGGACCAAGAAGATACCGTTTTTAGGCATATGCCTTGGGATGCAGTGCGCTGTCATAGAATATTCCCGCAATGTCTGCAATATGGAAGGCGCAAACAGCACTGAGTTCGATAAAGCCGCTCCTTACCCGGTAATCTATCTCATAGAGGAATGGTATGATTTCAGGAACCAGGTGATCCAGAGAAGAGACATTAATTCAGACAAGGGCGGCACCATGAGACTTGGAGAATATCCCTGCGTGCTCGAAGAAGACTCTCTTGCATTCAAGGCTTATGGTGAAAAAGAGATACACGAAAGGCACAGGCACAGGTATGAGTTCAATAACAAATATAAAGAGACACTTGAGCAGAAAGGGCTGAAGATAAGCGGCATGAGCCCTGACAAACAATTGGTTGAGATAGTTGAGATCAAAGACCACCCGTGGTTTTTCGGATGTCAGTTCCATCCCGAATTCAAGTCAAGGCCTTTAAAGCCGCATCCGGTCTTCAAGGCATTTATAGGAGCAGCGTACAGGGAGAAGAAACTGTTATTTCAAAACTCTACTATAGATAAAATGGAGGTAGTTAATGAGTGA
- a CDS encoding ABC transporter permease has product MREKSRLISTLMRPLIWLFLVGGGMSRLVTPGMGVSYMQFIFPGILGMTVLFSSIFSSISIIWDKEFGLMKEILVAPVSRLSIVIGKALSGTIISVIQATIILMLFPFLGIKLSLLSIPYAIAISFLLAFCISALGIIIATFFENMESFSSIMNFIVMPMFFLSGAMYPVKNLPEILKLISKLNPLTFGIDALKHAIFRDTMIFDFPLWIDLSVLIISSTVFVVLAGIMFERKK; this is encoded by the coding sequence GTGAGGGAGAAAAGCCGCCTCATCTCCACCCTCATGCGTCCCCTCATCTGGCTTTTCCTTGTCGGCGGAGGCATGTCGCGCCTTGTCACTCCGGGCATGGGCGTTTCATACATGCAGTTCATCTTCCCCGGCATACTCGGCATGACGGTCCTGTTCAGCTCCATCTTCTCCTCCATCTCGATCATTTGGGACAAGGAGTTCGGGCTGATGAAAGAGATCCTCGTTGCGCCGGTATCGAGGCTCTCGATAGTTATTGGAAAGGCATTGAGCGGGACCATTATCTCCGTCATTCAGGCGACGATAATTCTGATGCTCTTCCCTTTTTTAGGCATCAAGCTGAGCTTGCTCTCCATCCCCTACGCCATTGCCATCTCTTTTCTGCTTGCATTTTGCATATCAGCTCTTGGCATTATCATCGCGACATTTTTTGAGAACATGGAAAGTTTCAGCTCTATCATGAATTTTATTGTAATGCCGATGTTCTTCCTGTCGGGCGCAATGTACCCCGTGAAAAATCTTCCTGAGATATTAAAGCTGATATCAAAATTGAATCCGCTGACGTTTGGAATAGACGCGCTGAAACACGCGATATTCCGGGACACCATGATATTCGATTTCCCGCTGTGGATTGACTTAAGCGTATTGATAATCTCTTCAACTGTATTTGTTGTATTGGCCGGTATCATGTTTGAGAGAAAGAAATAA
- a CDS encoding ATP-binding cassette domain-containing protein: MSIIKVESLSKSFGDLSAVDNISFEVEEGTIFGFLGPNGAGKTTTINILCTLLAPTSGKASIAGHDCLKEPSEVRKAIGIVFQDTTLDKDLTAYENLMFHAYLYDVKKSEIKTRVEDALHFVGLYERKTDLVKKFSGGMKRKLEVARGLVHRPRVLFLDEPTLGLDPQSRANLWDFIVKLPEKHNVTIFMTTHYMEEAEVCNKIAIIDKGKIISIGTPDELKKTVGGDVIYIKTSDNKKARVEIEKLFNLEVSEENGELFLTTLKGDTCIPEIIKAVGEQVLSVRLQRPTLNDVFLKMTGKQIREQDVSSDDTVRETVRAYRRRFSK, from the coding sequence ATGTCGATCATTAAAGTTGAAAGCCTTTCCAAAAGCTTTGGAGACTTGAGCGCTGTCGATAATATCTCTTTTGAGGTTGAAGAAGGCACGATCTTCGGGTTCCTGGGCCCTAACGGCGCGGGAAAGACAACCACCATTAACATCCTCTGCACGCTGCTTGCGCCGACCTCGGGGAAGGCGTCTATTGCCGGACATGATTGCCTGAAAGAACCGTCTGAGGTCAGGAAGGCCATCGGGATCGTCTTTCAGGACACAACCCTCGACAAGGATTTAACGGCATATGAAAACCTGATGTTCCATGCATACCTGTATGATGTGAAGAAGAGTGAAATCAAAACGCGCGTCGAAGACGCCCTGCATTTTGTCGGTCTTTATGAGAGGAAAACCGACCTCGTTAAAAAATTCTCCGGCGGCATGAAACGCAAGCTTGAGGTTGCGCGCGGGCTGGTCCACAGGCCCCGTGTCCTTTTTCTTGATGAACCGACTCTCGGGCTTGATCCTCAGTCAAGGGCCAACCTGTGGGATTTCATAGTCAAGCTTCCTGAAAAACACAACGTGACCATCTTTATGACAACGCACTACATGGAAGAGGCTGAGGTCTGCAACAAGATCGCCATAATCGACAAAGGGAAGATAATCTCGATCGGGACCCCTGATGAGTTGAAAAAGACCGTCGGCGGAGATGTTATCTATATCAAGACCTCCGATAATAAAAAGGCGAGAGTCGAAATAGAAAAGCTGTTCAATCTGGAAGTCTCCGAGGAGAATGGCGAATTGTTTCTGACAACCCTGAAAGGCGACACGTGCATACCGGAGATCATAAAGGCCGTAGGTGAACAGGTCCTCTCGGTAAGGCTCCAGCGCCCTACCCTCAACGACGTCTTTCTCAAGATGACAGGCAAACAGATCAGGGAGCAGGATGTGTCTTCGGATGACACGGTAAGGGAAACTGTGCGTGCCTACAGGAGGAGATTCAGCAAGTAG
- a CDS encoding SDR family oxidoreductase: MKNKIVFITGASSGIGRETAYKFAPAGANLILTYNKKKKGGEETLKRCLESGAKDALLLKLDLTDNKSIVSAVKQALKKFGSVDIMINNAGTGVVKPLKDNTVAEIEQQLRTNLEGLIKITRAMLPHVRETIINVGSFLSKNAYGDMAVYCASKYGVRGFTQSLAEELPDLKICCVNPDLTATTLTGNEGRPPEAVADIIFKAAAGKIRCKKGGDVDVWEVLK, translated from the coding sequence ATGAAAAACAAGATCGTCTTCATCACAGGCGCAAGCTCAGGCATCGGGAGGGAAACCGCTTACAAATTCGCACCAGCAGGGGCAAACCTCATTCTGACGTACAACAAGAAGAAAAAGGGCGGGGAAGAAACCCTTAAACGATGTCTTGAATCGGGCGCAAAAGACGCGCTTTTGCTTAAGCTTGATTTAACGGACAACAAAAGCATAGTCTCTGCTGTAAAGCAGGCGCTGAAGAAATTCGGCAGTGTTGACATCATGATCAACAACGCAGGAACAGGCGTTGTCAAACCGCTGAAAGACAACACGGTTGCTGAGATCGAGCAGCAGCTCCGCACAAACCTCGAAGGCCTTATAAAAATCACCCGCGCCATGCTCCCTCACGTCAGAGAAACCATCATCAATGTCGGAAGTTTCCTCAGCAAAAACGCCTACGGAGACATGGCTGTCTATTGCGCGTCAAAGTACGGCGTCCGGGGATTTACACAGTCTCTCGCTGAGGAACTCCCGGACCTCAAGATCTGCTGTGTCAATCCCGACCTGACCGCAACTACGCTGACCGGAAATGAAGGAAGGCCGCCGGAAGCAGTCGCGGATATAATCTTCAAAGCCGCCGCAGGAAAGATAAGATGTAAAAAAGGCGGAGACGTGGACGTGTGGGAAGTTTTGAAGTAG
- the eno gene encoding phosphopyruvate hydratase: MSEIIGIQAREILDSRGNPTVEVDVALESGAFGRAAVPSGASTGEREALELRDKEKRYLGKGVQKAVKNVNEKIAPRLLDAEGSDQAYIDNLMIKLDGTKNKGKLGANAILGVSLAVAKAAAMEADLPLYKYIGGVGARELPVPMMNILNGGAHADNNLDIQEFMIMPVGAPNFREALRMGAEIFHSLKGLLKSKGLSVSVGDEGGFAPNLKSNEEALVLIIEAIKKAGYAPGKSVFLALDVASSELYSGGKYSFEGKSVTSEQMVDFYEKIIKKYPVISIEDGLSENDWKGWESMTKRIGKKVQLVGDDIFVTNKEIFSKGIERGIGNSILIKLNQIGTLTETLDAIEMAKRAGYTAVVSHRSGETEDSTIADLAVAMNAGQIKTGSLCRTDRVVKYNRLLRIEEELCGAAVYNGKKVFYNLK, encoded by the coding sequence ATGAGTGAGATCATAGGCATTCAGGCAAGGGAAATACTTGACAGCCGGGGCAACCCCACGGTTGAAGTGGACGTGGCTCTTGAAAGCGGGGCCTTTGGAAGGGCCGCTGTTCCATCAGGCGCGTCAACAGGAGAAAGGGAGGCGCTTGAATTACGGGACAAGGAAAAGCGTTATTTAGGCAAAGGGGTGCAGAAGGCCGTTAAGAACGTAAATGAAAAGATCGCTCCCCGCCTGCTTGACGCTGAGGGCAGCGACCAGGCCTACATCGACAACCTCATGATCAAGCTCGACGGCACGAAGAACAAAGGCAAGCTCGGAGCAAACGCCATCCTTGGGGTCTCGCTCGCGGTCGCAAAGGCCGCCGCGATGGAGGCGGACCTGCCTCTCTATAAATATATCGGCGGCGTGGGCGCGCGTGAACTTCCCGTGCCTATGATGAATATTTTAAACGGCGGAGCACATGCCGACAATAATCTCGATATACAGGAATTCATGATAATGCCGGTAGGCGCGCCGAATTTCCGGGAAGCCCTGAGAATGGGCGCCGAGATCTTCCACAGCCTCAAGGGCCTGCTTAAATCAAAAGGGCTGAGCGTGTCAGTCGGTGACGAGGGAGGCTTTGCCCCTAACCTGAAATCAAACGAAGAAGCCCTCGTATTGATTATCGAAGCGATCAAAAAGGCCGGGTATGCCCCGGGAAAAAGTGTTTTTCTTGCGCTCGATGTGGCCTCTTCGGAGTTGTACAGCGGTGGCAAGTACAGTTTTGAAGGGAAGTCAGTTACATCCGAGCAGATGGTGGATTTCTATGAAAAGATCATCAAGAAATATCCGGTCATATCCATTGAAGACGGGCTTTCTGAAAATGACTGGAAGGGCTGGGAGTCAATGACAAAGAGGATCGGCAAAAAGGTGCAGCTTGTCGGCGATGACATCTTTGTAACGAACAAGGAAATATTCTCAAAAGGGATAGAGCGGGGTATCGGCAATTCGATATTGATCAAGCTCAATCAGATAGGCACTCTGACAGAAACACTTGACGCAATTGAAATGGCAAAGAGAGCGGGTTATACCGCTGTCGTATCCCACAGGTCAGGCGAGACAGAGGATTCGACAATAGCTGACCTCGCTGTCGCCATGAACGCCGGGCAGATAAAGACAGGCTCC
- a CDS encoding ABC transporter ATP-binding protein translates to MILEVRNLTKIFGGLKAIEEVSFKVKRGIILSIIGPNGAGKTTLFNCLTGVLPSTKGHVLFEDEDITQRRPYEITEKGIARTFQNIRVFNSMTVLENVMIGQHARSKEGLLTAVLGTKKFQREEDEIRSKALEYLEFTGIQDFASTLAENLPYGDQKRLEIARALATEPALLLLDEPAAGMNPQETMALMELIKKIREWGKTVIIIEHDMKVVMGISDWIIVLDHGVKIAEGTPNEIQNNPYVIEAYLGKEEVDFLS, encoded by the coding sequence ATGATATTGGAAGTCAGAAATTTAACAAAAATATTCGGCGGGCTCAAGGCGATCGAGGAAGTCAGCTTTAAGGTCAAGCGCGGGATCATCCTTAGCATAATCGGGCCGAACGGCGCAGGCAAGACCACTCTGTTCAACTGCCTGACCGGTGTGCTGCCATCGACAAAAGGGCATGTGCTGTTTGAAGATGAAGACATCACTCAAAGAAGGCCGTACGAAATAACTGAAAAGGGCATCGCGCGCACATTTCAGAATATCAGGGTGTTCAATTCAATGACCGTGCTGGAAAACGTAATGATCGGCCAGCATGCGCGCTCAAAAGAGGGACTGCTGACCGCGGTATTAGGCACAAAAAAATTTCAGAGGGAAGAAGATGAGATAAGATCAAAGGCCCTTGAGTACCTGGAATTCACGGGCATCCAGGACTTCGCCTCCACACTCGCTGAGAACCTTCCGTACGGAGACCAGAAGCGGCTTGAGATAGCGCGCGCCCTCGCAACGGAGCCAGCATTATTACTACTTGATGAGCCTGCCGCGGGCATGAACCCACAGGAGACAATGGCGCTGATGGAGCTTATTAAAAAGATCAGGGAGTGGGGCAAGACAGTAATTATAATCGAGCATGACATGAAGGTCGTCATGGGTATTTCAGACTGGATCATTGTCCTTGACCACGGAGTGAAGATAGCGGAAGGCACTCCGAATGAAATTCAAAATAATCCATACGTGATAGAGGCTTATTTAGGTAAAGAGGAAGTTGATTTTCTCTCTTGA
- a CDS encoding PilZ domain-containing protein, translating into MAKDNLCLLICDNYKNEAASVIEAGGFKDVKLFTFPPACYSAGDEKQELSGFLPPRKSRCGRTVFLGSHCADRFELPGKDRADFRSHLTDQCFYMFANKNIIDAYLKEKAYILTPGFLSLWRQCIKEMGLDKKTAGKFFKRSFSKLVLLDTGTEKNISKKLQQFSEFLNLSCKTVPVGLDHFSMFLKGTILEWRLENIKNVERTAVKKTVHKNQSLLSEKDEAVIPETFTERNEMEEQSNIAAFKETDRRMHKRFSIDRTCLVEINDSEMVELKDISLGGARLGISRPLPADSIHGVRIFPSIKNEIYLTGAVVWSSSKDPACPHHYETGLKFVNIDEDSTRSLDKFFSSIANPASK; encoded by the coding sequence ATGGCGAAAGACAATCTCTGTTTATTAATATGCGACAATTATAAAAACGAAGCTGCCTCTGTAATCGAAGCCGGAGGTTTTAAGGACGTAAAGTTATTTACCTTTCCTCCTGCCTGTTACAGCGCCGGGGACGAAAAACAGGAGTTGTCCGGTTTTCTGCCTCCGCGCAAAAGCAGGTGCGGACGGACTGTCTTCTTAGGGAGTCACTGCGCGGACCGTTTTGAACTTCCAGGAAAGGACCGCGCGGATTTTCGTTCTCACCTGACTGATCAGTGTTTCTACATGTTCGCAAATAAAAATATCATTGACGCGTATTTGAAGGAAAAGGCTTACATCCTGACCCCGGGTTTTCTGTCCCTGTGGCGTCAGTGTATAAAAGAGATGGGGTTAGACAAGAAAACAGCCGGGAAATTCTTCAAGAGATCTTTTTCAAAATTAGTTCTGCTTGATACAGGAACGGAGAAAAACATTTCAAAAAAACTTCAGCAATTTTCCGAGTTCCTCAACCTGTCCTGTAAGACAGTGCCGGTAGGACTGGACCACTTCAGCATGTTTCTGAAAGGGACCATCCTTGAGTGGCGTCTGGAAAATATAAAAAACGTCGAGCGTACTGCTGTCAAAAAAACAGTTCATAAGAACCAATCACTGTTGAGCGAAAAGGATGAAGCCGTCATACCTGAAACCTTCACGGAACGAAATGAAATGGAAGAACAGTCAAACATTGCGGCATTCAAAGAAACTGACAGGCGCATGCACAAACGCTTCAGCATTGACAGGACATGTCTCGTGGAGATAAATGACTCCGAGATGGTCGAGCTTAAAGACATAAGCCTCGGCGGAGCACGCCTTGGCATTTCCCGCCCCCTGCCTGCTGACAGCATTCATGGGGTTAGAATTTTCCCATCAATAAAAAATGAAATATATCTGACAGGCGCGGTCGTATGGTCATCTTCAAAAGACCCTGCCTGTCCGCATCATTATGAGACAGGGCTTAAATTCGTTAATATTGATGAGGACTCGACCCGCTCGCTCGATAAATTTTTCAGCTCAATTGCCAACCCAGCCTCGAAATAA